In Zea mays cultivar B73 chromosome 7, Zm-B73-REFERENCE-NAM-5.0, whole genome shotgun sequence, the following proteins share a genomic window:
- the LOC100192958 gene encoding polygalacturonate 4-alpha-galacturonosyltransferase isoform X1 — protein MPTPRQRHTSTSGGGGGGRRAASGSAMLPPVVVLVFLFVVAPSLFFVVRNDGRAHAHVHVASVPAALLLDFFVWMETVSVEHWCSKETNLVTLGIAGIIIPWRSDRKGKNGNQEAAAMKNLKSILPKEVFDAITASQQESGTLSVDFFRNHASPSWKTDDLVTEKSMDVNDNAKAENSLLEHSVPTNRSPKDPDEHQVDKAAKVARRKLREKRREKRAMDLVHKDDEARIKLENAAIERSKAVDSAVLGKYSIWRKENENENSDSTVRLMRDQIIMARVYSTLAKSKNKNDLYQKLQTRIRESQRAVGEANADADLHHSAPEKIRAMGQVLSKAREELYDCTAITQRIRAMLQSADEQVRSLKKQSTFLSQLAAKTIPNSIHCLSMRLTIDYYILPLEERKFPRSENLENPNLYHYALFSDNVLAASVVVNSTIMNAKEPEKHVFHLVTDKLNFGAMNMWFLLNPPGKATIHVENVDEFKWLNSSYCPVLRQLESAAMKEYYFKADRPTTLSAGSSNLKYRNPKYLSMLNHLRFYLPEVYPKLDKILFLDDDIVVQKDLTGLWDVDLNGKVNGAVETCGESFHRFDKYLNFSNPHIARNFDPNACGWAYGMNIFDLREWKKKDITGIYHKWQNMNEDRVLWKLGTLPPGLLTFYKLTHPLDKSWHVLGLGYNPSIDRSEIDNAAVVHYNGNMKPWLELAMTKYRPYWTKYIKYDHPYIRGCNLSE, from the exons ATGCCGACCCCGAGGCAGCGGCATACCTCCACCTCCGGCGGGGGCGGAGGAGGGAGGCGCGCCGCCTCCGGGTCGGCCATGCTGCCCCCCGTGGTGGTCCTCGTGTTCCTCTTCGTGGTCGCGCCTTCGCTCTTCTTCGTCGTGCGCAATGACGGTCGCGCCCACGCCCACGTCCACGTAGCCTCCG TACCCGCTGCGCTGTTGCTTGATTTTTTCGTTTGGATGGAAACTGTGTCGGTGGAACATTGGTGCTCTAAGGAAACGAACCTAGTCACTCTCGGGATTGCAGGAATTATTATCCCCTGGCGCTCAG ATCGCAAGGGTAAGAATGGCAATCAG GAAGCAGCAGCAATGAAGAACCTCAAATCTATTTTGCCTAAGGAG GTGTTTGATGCTATAACTGCTAGTCAACAAGAATCAGGCACATTGAGTGTTGATTTTTTTAGGAATCATGCATCTCCCTCTTGGAAAACTGATGATCTAGTCACCGAGAAGAGCATGGATGTCAATGACAATGCTAAAGCTGAAAATAGTTTGCTAGAACATTCTGTGCCAACAAATAGATCACCCAAAGATCCAG ATGAACATCAAGTTGACAAAGCAGCAAAAGTAGCTCGAAGG AAACTTAGGGAGAAAAGGCGTGAGAAGAGAGCAATGGATTTGGTTCATAAAGATGATGAAGCACGTATTAAGCTGGAAAATGCTGCCATTGAGCGATCAAAAGCTGTCGATTCTGCTGTGCTTGGAAAATACAGCATATGGCGAAAAGAGAATGAGAATGAGAATTCAGACTCTACAGTTAGGCTGATGAGGGACCAAATTATTATGGCTCGTGTCTATTCTACGCTTGCTAAATCAAAGAACAAGAACGATCTATATCAAAAACTGCAGACTCGAATCAGAGAAAGCCAGCGGGCTGTTGGAGAGGCTAATGCTGATGCTGACCTGCATCACAG CGCACCAGAAAAAATCAGAGCAATGGGTCAAGTTTTATCAAAGGCTAGAGAAGAACTTTATGATTGTACGGCAATCACTCAGAGAATAAGGGCTATGCTTCAGTCAGCTGATGAACAGGTCAGGAGCTTGAAGAAGCAGAGTACATTTCTTAGCCAGTTGGCTGCAAAGACAATTCCAAACAGCATTCACTGCTTGTCTATGCGTTTAACAATTGATTACTATATCCTGCCCCTTGAGGAACGGAAATTCCCAAGGAGTGAAAATTTAGAAAACCCAAATCTCTATCACTATGCACTTTTCTCTGATAATGTTTTGGCAGCCTCTGTTGTTGTGAACTCAACCATAATGAATGCTAAG GAACCAGAGAAACATGTTTTCCATCTTGTGACTGACAAGTTAAACTTTGGAGCCATGAACATGTGGTTTCTGCTGAACCCACCTGGCAAGGCCACCATCCATGTTGAGAATGTGGACGAATTTAAGTGGTTGAACTCATCATACTGTCCTGTGTTGCGGCAACTTGAGTCTGCTGCCATGAAAGAGTACTATTTCAAAGCTGATCGTCCCACCACTCTCTCAGCAGGTTCTTCGAACCTAAAGTATCGGAACCCCAAGTACCTCTCTATGCTGAACCACTTGAGGTTCTATCTCCCAGAGGTCTATCCAAAGTTGGATAAGATACTCTTCCTCGACGATGACATAGTTGTGCAGAAAGATTTAACAGGGCTGTGGGATGTTGATCTTAATGGAAAGGTCAATGGTGCTGTGGAAACCTGTGGGGAGAGTTTTCACCGTTTTGACAAATATCTTAATTTTTCAAATCCACACATTGCTCGGAACTTTGATCCAAATGCATGTGGCTGGGCTTATGGGATGAACATCTTTGATCTGAGGGAGTGGAAGAAGAAAGATATTACTGGGATCTACCACAAATGGCAAAATATG AATGAAGACAGGGTCCTTTGGAAGCTTGGGACACTTCCGCCTGGCCTCTTGACCTTCTATAAGTTGACGCACCCACTGGACAAGTCATGGCATGTTCTTGGATTAGGATACAACCCAAGCATTGACCGTTCAGAGATAGACAATGCTGCTGTGGTTCATTACAATGGGAACATGAAGCCATGGCTGGAGCTAGCAATGACCAAGTACCGACCATATTGGACCAAGTATATCAAGTATGATCACCCTTACATCCGTGGATGCAACTTGAGTGAGTAG
- the LOC107546772 gene encoding PTI1-like tyrosine-protein kinase At3g15890 translates to MISRCICCIASGDDEPEPAAAPTGRRSRRSNPSRTPKNRSMEYPWEIYSLKELLQATNNFNESNKLGEGGFGTVYWGRTSKGVEIAVKRLKAMTAKAEMEFAIEVEILGRVRHKNLLSLRGFYAGGDERLIVYDYMPNHSLLTHLHTQRGAPSSQQHQPLDWARRVAIAIGAAEGLAYLHHEANPHIIHRDIKASNVLLDAEFVPKVADFGFAKLIPDGVSHLTTRVKGTLGYLAPEYAMWGKVSESCDVYSFGVLLLELVSARRPLEKLPGGVKREIVQWAAPLVDRRKWERLADPRLAGRFDLLQLRAVVEAAMLCTQSNAESRPAMAEVVEMLRFSGERRTTKEIVPVVAASSEETTDLEDVTGSSEPLDRRSWKLTKLR, encoded by the exons ATGATCAGCAGGTGCATCTGCTGTATCGCCAGTGGCGATGATGAGCCGGAGCCAGCCGCCGCACCCACCGGTCGTCGCAGTCGCAG GTCGAATCCGTCGAGGACACCCAAGAACAGGAGTATGGAGTATCCATGGGAGATCTACAGCCTCAAGGAGCTCCTGCAGGCGACCAACAACTTCAACGAGAGCAACAAGCTCGGGGAGGGCGGATTCGGCACCGTCTACTGGGGCCGCACCTCCAAGGGCGTCGAG ATCGCGGTGAAACGACTGAAGGCGATGACGGCCAAGGCGGAGATGGAGTTCGccatcgaggtggagatcctcggcCGCGTCCGGCACAAGAACCTTCTCAGCCTCCGCGGCTTCTACGCCGGCGGCGACGAGCGCCTCATCGTCTATGACTACATGCCCAACCACAGCCTGCTCACgcatctccacacccagcgcGGCGCCCCCTCCTCCCAGCAGCATCAGCCCCTCGACTGGGCACGCCGCGTTGCCATAGCCATCGGTGCCGCCGAGGGCCTCGC CTACCTGCACCACGAGGCCAACCCGCACATCATACACCGGGACATCAAGGCGAGCAACGTGCTGCTGGACGCGGAGTTCGTCCCCAAGGTCGCCGACTTCGGGTTCGCCAAGCTCATACCCGACGGCGTGTCGCACCTGACGACGCGGGTGAAGGGCACGCTGGGCTACCTGGCGCCGGAGTACGCCATGTGGGGGAAGGTCTCCGAGAGCTGCGACGTCTACAGCTTCGGCGTGCTCCTCCTGGAGCTCGTCAGCGCGCGCCGCCCGCTCGAGAAGCTCCCCGGCGGCGTCAAGCGCGAGATCGTGCAGTGGGCGGCGCCGCTGGTGGACCGCCGCAAGTGGGAGCGCCTTGCGGACCCGCGCCTTGCCGGACGCTTCGACTTGCTGCAGCTCCGCGCCGTGGTTGAGGCCGCCATGCTGTGCACGCAGAGCAACGCCGAGAGCCGGCCGGCCATGGCTGAGGTGGTCGAGATGCTCAGGTTCAGTGGTGAGCGGCGGACAACCAAGGAGATCGTCCCGGTGGTCGCCGCGAGCAGCGAGGAGACCACGGACCTGGAAGACGTCACCGGCAGCAGCGAGCCCCTGGACAGGCGGAGCTGGAAGCTGACCAAGCTGAGGTGA
- the LOC100192958 gene encoding polygalacturonate 4-alpha-galacturonosyltransferase isoform X2, translated as MKNLKSILPKEVFDAITASQQESGTLSVDFFRNHASPSWKTDDLVTEKSMDVNDNAKAENSLLEHSVPTNRSPKDPDEHQVDKAAKVARRKLREKRREKRAMDLVHKDDEARIKLENAAIERSKAVDSAVLGKYSIWRKENENENSDSTVRLMRDQIIMARVYSTLAKSKNKNDLYQKLQTRIRESQRAVGEANADADLHHSAPEKIRAMGQVLSKAREELYDCTAITQRIRAMLQSADEQVRSLKKQSTFLSQLAAKTIPNSIHCLSMRLTIDYYILPLEERKFPRSENLENPNLYHYALFSDNVLAASVVVNSTIMNAKEPEKHVFHLVTDKLNFGAMNMWFLLNPPGKATIHVENVDEFKWLNSSYCPVLRQLESAAMKEYYFKADRPTTLSAGSSNLKYRNPKYLSMLNHLRFYLPEVYPKLDKILFLDDDIVVQKDLTGLWDVDLNGKVNGAVETCGESFHRFDKYLNFSNPHIARNFDPNACGWAYGMNIFDLREWKKKDITGIYHKWQNMNEDRVLWKLGTLPPGLLTFYKLTHPLDKSWHVLGLGYNPSIDRSEIDNAAVVHYNGNMKPWLELAMTKYRPYWTKYIKYDHPYIRGCNLSE; from the exons ATGAAGAACCTCAAATCTATTTTGCCTAAGGAG GTGTTTGATGCTATAACTGCTAGTCAACAAGAATCAGGCACATTGAGTGTTGATTTTTTTAGGAATCATGCATCTCCCTCTTGGAAAACTGATGATCTAGTCACCGAGAAGAGCATGGATGTCAATGACAATGCTAAAGCTGAAAATAGTTTGCTAGAACATTCTGTGCCAACAAATAGATCACCCAAAGATCCAG ATGAACATCAAGTTGACAAAGCAGCAAAAGTAGCTCGAAGG AAACTTAGGGAGAAAAGGCGTGAGAAGAGAGCAATGGATTTGGTTCATAAAGATGATGAAGCACGTATTAAGCTGGAAAATGCTGCCATTGAGCGATCAAAAGCTGTCGATTCTGCTGTGCTTGGAAAATACAGCATATGGCGAAAAGAGAATGAGAATGAGAATTCAGACTCTACAGTTAGGCTGATGAGGGACCAAATTATTATGGCTCGTGTCTATTCTACGCTTGCTAAATCAAAGAACAAGAACGATCTATATCAAAAACTGCAGACTCGAATCAGAGAAAGCCAGCGGGCTGTTGGAGAGGCTAATGCTGATGCTGACCTGCATCACAG CGCACCAGAAAAAATCAGAGCAATGGGTCAAGTTTTATCAAAGGCTAGAGAAGAACTTTATGATTGTACGGCAATCACTCAGAGAATAAGGGCTATGCTTCAGTCAGCTGATGAACAGGTCAGGAGCTTGAAGAAGCAGAGTACATTTCTTAGCCAGTTGGCTGCAAAGACAATTCCAAACAGCATTCACTGCTTGTCTATGCGTTTAACAATTGATTACTATATCCTGCCCCTTGAGGAACGGAAATTCCCAAGGAGTGAAAATTTAGAAAACCCAAATCTCTATCACTATGCACTTTTCTCTGATAATGTTTTGGCAGCCTCTGTTGTTGTGAACTCAACCATAATGAATGCTAAG GAACCAGAGAAACATGTTTTCCATCTTGTGACTGACAAGTTAAACTTTGGAGCCATGAACATGTGGTTTCTGCTGAACCCACCTGGCAAGGCCACCATCCATGTTGAGAATGTGGACGAATTTAAGTGGTTGAACTCATCATACTGTCCTGTGTTGCGGCAACTTGAGTCTGCTGCCATGAAAGAGTACTATTTCAAAGCTGATCGTCCCACCACTCTCTCAGCAGGTTCTTCGAACCTAAAGTATCGGAACCCCAAGTACCTCTCTATGCTGAACCACTTGAGGTTCTATCTCCCAGAGGTCTATCCAAAGTTGGATAAGATACTCTTCCTCGACGATGACATAGTTGTGCAGAAAGATTTAACAGGGCTGTGGGATGTTGATCTTAATGGAAAGGTCAATGGTGCTGTGGAAACCTGTGGGGAGAGTTTTCACCGTTTTGACAAATATCTTAATTTTTCAAATCCACACATTGCTCGGAACTTTGATCCAAATGCATGTGGCTGGGCTTATGGGATGAACATCTTTGATCTGAGGGAGTGGAAGAAGAAAGATATTACTGGGATCTACCACAAATGGCAAAATATG AATGAAGACAGGGTCCTTTGGAAGCTTGGGACACTTCCGCCTGGCCTCTTGACCTTCTATAAGTTGACGCACCCACTGGACAAGTCATGGCATGTTCTTGGATTAGGATACAACCCAAGCATTGACCGTTCAGAGATAGACAATGCTGCTGTGGTTCATTACAATGGGAACATGAAGCCATGGCTGGAGCTAGCAATGACCAAGTACCGACCATATTGGACCAAGTATATCAAGTATGATCACCCTTACATCCGTGGATGCAACTTGAGTGAGTAG
- the LOC100192958 gene encoding Polygalacturonate 4-alpha-galacturonosyltransferase, with the protein MPTPRQRHTSTSGGGGGGRRAASGSAMLPPVVVLVFLFVVAPSLFFVVRNDGRAHAHVHVASDRKGKNGNQEAAAMKNLKSILPKEVFDAITASQQESGTLSVDFFRNHASPSWKTDDLVTEKSMDVNDNAKAENSLLEHSVPTNRSPKDPDEHQVDKAAKVARRKLREKRREKRAMDLVHKDDEARIKLENAAIERSKAVDSAVLGKYSIWRKENENENSDSTVRLMRDQIIMARVYSTLAKSKNKNDLYQKLQTRIRESQRAVGEANADADLHHSAPEKIRAMGQVLSKAREELYDCTAITQRIRAMLQSADEQVRSLKKQSTFLSQLAAKTIPNSIHCLSMRLTIDYYILPLEERKFPRSENLENPNLYHYALFSDNVLAASVVVNSTIMNAKEPEKHVFHLVTDKLNFGAMNMWFLLNPPGKATIHVENVDEFKWLNSSYCPVLRQLESAAMKEYYFKADRPTTLSAGSSNLKYRNPKYLSMLNHLRFYLPEVYPKLDKILFLDDDIVVQKDLTGLWDVDLNGKVNGAVETCGESFHRFDKYLNFSNPHIARNFDPNACGWAYGMNIFDLREWKKKDITGIYHKWQNMNEDRVLWKLGTLPPGLLTFYKLTHPLDKSWHVLGLGYNPSIDRSEIDNAAVVHYNGNMKPWLELAMTKYRPYWTKYIKYDHPYIRGCNLSE; encoded by the exons ATGCCGACCCCGAGGCAGCGGCATACCTCCACCTCCGGCGGGGGCGGAGGAGGGAGGCGCGCCGCCTCCGGGTCGGCCATGCTGCCCCCCGTGGTGGTCCTCGTGTTCCTCTTCGTGGTCGCGCCTTCGCTCTTCTTCGTCGTGCGCAATGACGGTCGCGCCCACGCCCACGTCCACGTAGCCTCCG ATCGCAAGGGTAAGAATGGCAATCAG GAAGCAGCAGCAATGAAGAACCTCAAATCTATTTTGCCTAAGGAG GTGTTTGATGCTATAACTGCTAGTCAACAAGAATCAGGCACATTGAGTGTTGATTTTTTTAGGAATCATGCATCTCCCTCTTGGAAAACTGATGATCTAGTCACCGAGAAGAGCATGGATGTCAATGACAATGCTAAAGCTGAAAATAGTTTGCTAGAACATTCTGTGCCAACAAATAGATCACCCAAAGATCCAG ATGAACATCAAGTTGACAAAGCAGCAAAAGTAGCTCGAAGG AAACTTAGGGAGAAAAGGCGTGAGAAGAGAGCAATGGATTTGGTTCATAAAGATGATGAAGCACGTATTAAGCTGGAAAATGCTGCCATTGAGCGATCAAAAGCTGTCGATTCTGCTGTGCTTGGAAAATACAGCATATGGCGAAAAGAGAATGAGAATGAGAATTCAGACTCTACAGTTAGGCTGATGAGGGACCAAATTATTATGGCTCGTGTCTATTCTACGCTTGCTAAATCAAAGAACAAGAACGATCTATATCAAAAACTGCAGACTCGAATCAGAGAAAGCCAGCGGGCTGTTGGAGAGGCTAATGCTGATGCTGACCTGCATCACAG CGCACCAGAAAAAATCAGAGCAATGGGTCAAGTTTTATCAAAGGCTAGAGAAGAACTTTATGATTGTACGGCAATCACTCAGAGAATAAGGGCTATGCTTCAGTCAGCTGATGAACAGGTCAGGAGCTTGAAGAAGCAGAGTACATTTCTTAGCCAGTTGGCTGCAAAGACAATTCCAAACAGCATTCACTGCTTGTCTATGCGTTTAACAATTGATTACTATATCCTGCCCCTTGAGGAACGGAAATTCCCAAGGAGTGAAAATTTAGAAAACCCAAATCTCTATCACTATGCACTTTTCTCTGATAATGTTTTGGCAGCCTCTGTTGTTGTGAACTCAACCATAATGAATGCTAAG GAACCAGAGAAACATGTTTTCCATCTTGTGACTGACAAGTTAAACTTTGGAGCCATGAACATGTGGTTTCTGCTGAACCCACCTGGCAAGGCCACCATCCATGTTGAGAATGTGGACGAATTTAAGTGGTTGAACTCATCATACTGTCCTGTGTTGCGGCAACTTGAGTCTGCTGCCATGAAAGAGTACTATTTCAAAGCTGATCGTCCCACCACTCTCTCAGCAGGTTCTTCGAACCTAAAGTATCGGAACCCCAAGTACCTCTCTATGCTGAACCACTTGAGGTTCTATCTCCCAGAGGTCTATCCAAAGTTGGATAAGATACTCTTCCTCGACGATGACATAGTTGTGCAGAAAGATTTAACAGGGCTGTGGGATGTTGATCTTAATGGAAAGGTCAATGGTGCTGTGGAAACCTGTGGGGAGAGTTTTCACCGTTTTGACAAATATCTTAATTTTTCAAATCCACACATTGCTCGGAACTTTGATCCAAATGCATGTGGCTGGGCTTATGGGATGAACATCTTTGATCTGAGGGAGTGGAAGAAGAAAGATATTACTGGGATCTACCACAAATGGCAAAATATG AATGAAGACAGGGTCCTTTGGAAGCTTGGGACACTTCCGCCTGGCCTCTTGACCTTCTATAAGTTGACGCACCCACTGGACAAGTCATGGCATGTTCTTGGATTAGGATACAACCCAAGCATTGACCGTTCAGAGATAGACAATGCTGCTGTGGTTCATTACAATGGGAACATGAAGCCATGGCTGGAGCTAGCAATGACCAAGTACCGACCATATTGGACCAAGTATATCAAGTATGATCACCCTTACATCCGTGGATGCAACTTGAGTGAGTAG